One window from the genome of Candidatus Yanofskybacteria bacterium encodes:
- the rpsJ gene encoding 30S ribosomal protein S10 encodes MPSKKDKTPEVAQQRIRIKLRAYDNKIIDKSAKQIVETIERNGGKVIGPVPLPTEIRKYTVNRSAFIDKNSREQFEMRVHKRLIDIFGPNSKIIDSLMNLNLPAGVDIELKM; translated from the coding sequence ATGCCAAGCAAAAAAGACAAAACACCAGAAGTAGCCCAACAACGAATTAGAATCAAATTGAGGGCTTATGATAATAAGATTATTGATAAGTCTGCCAAGCAGATCGTTGAAACGATTGAAAGAAACGGTGGCAAGGTTATTGGCCCAGTGCCATTACCGACAGAGATCCGCAAGTATACAGTCAATCGCTCCGCTTTTATAGATAAAAATTCCCGTGAACAATTTGAAATGCGTGTTCACAAAAGATTAATAGATATTTTCGGTCCCAATTCCAAAATTATAGATTCCCTAATGAATCTTAACCTACCAGCCGGTGTAGATATTGAATTGAAAATGTAA
- the rplC gene encoding 50S ribosomal protein L3, whose amino-acid sequence MSFILGKKIGMTQIFQEDGTVTPVTLVEAGPVTVTQVRVKDKDGYEAVQVGYGNDKKLNKPKGGHLKDLKPLKVLRETKVLNDKKRGDEIDVSAFGIGDKVKVSGFSKARGFQGVVKRHGFHGMPASHGHHHVLRHGGSIGQRFPQHTLKGMRMAGRMGGKRITTRGLKILNIDKENNLLAIKGAIPGRRGTLLEITKI is encoded by the coding sequence ATGTCATTTATCCTTGGTAAAAAAATTGGAATGACCCAAATTTTTCAGGAAGATGGAACCGTAACTCCCGTAACTTTGGTTGAAGCCGGTCCAGTTACTGTTACGCAGGTAAGGGTTAAAGACAAAGATGGCTACGAAGCGGTGCAGGTCGGTTACGGTAATGACAAAAAACTTAATAAACCCAAGGGCGGACACTTAAAAGATCTCAAACCGCTCAAAGTATTAAGGGAAACAAAAGTACTGAATGATAAAAAAAGAGGTGACGAAATAGATGTTTCCGCATTTGGTATTGGTGACAAAGTAAAGGTAAGCGGTTTCTCTAAGGCCAGAGGATTTCAGGGTGTGGTCAAGAGACACGGTTTCCATGGAATGCCTGCCAGTCATGGCCATCATCACGTTTTACGCCATGGCGGTTCCATCGGCCAACGTTTTCCCCAGCATACTCTCAAGGGTATGCGCATGGCCGGACGCATGGGCGGCAAGAGAATAACAACGAGAGGATTAAAAATTTTAAATATTGATAAAGAAAATAATCTTTTGGCAATAAAGGGAGCAATTCCCGGCCGCCGAGGAACATTATTAGAAATAACAAAAATAT